The following proteins come from a genomic window of Eretmochelys imbricata isolate rEreImb1 chromosome 11, rEreImb1.hap1, whole genome shotgun sequence:
- the RNF25 gene encoding E3 ubiquitin-protein ligase RNF25 isoform X1, with product MNEGEQLCVMSLLCSQGFAIRSGGLGVHIPGRAAGVSRKWQPPCPHRSAPWEICITLHPATAEDQDSQYVCFTLVLSVPPQYPNEVPKISIRNPRGLSDEQIQKISQTLGQVAGAGLGTAVLYELIEKGKEILTDNNIPHGQCVICLYGFQEREAFTKTQCYHYFHSHCLARYAQHMEEEIHVQQEEREQHLAPPSKQGVGVQCPVCRETLIYDLSALRAAPPPQHPVEPYRPDAKALRTREELQIIYQRQQQKGGIIDPEAERNRYFITLQAPPAAADPGHGAAAELLTPENAMAATGQLCQPPAPERAAEPASHPRALALGREPGQLAKASVPLEHQSKRERHRGERPGFRGQGRQPYSNPQAAATETYRFLRGSGGPGGFDWRPERREDRSQRPSVGYSQEFPKPHGRGRVATFVGRKESGPDGILPGRGALDLKEEHPAVGSWTPEQGAETQSREKENRALNQRDPRSPTSWQGHHRTWDCGRWEKSRGRERSSYPRVPQGRGAFMPSARRDPHGQVKEDGS from the exons ATGAACGAGGGAGAGCAGCTCTGTGTGATGTCCCTTCTCTGTTCTCAGGGCTTTGCCATCAGAAGTGGAGGTCTTGGAGTCCATATACCTGGACGAGCTGCAGGTGTCTCGAGGAAATGGCAG CCTCCATGCCCCCACAGGTCAGCGCCCTGGGAAATCTGCATTACCCTGCACCCTGCGACCGCGGAGGATCAGGACTCTCAGTACGTCTGCTTCACACTTGTGCTCTCTGTGCCCCCACAG TATCCCAATGAAGTGCCGAAAATCTCGATCCGGAATCCGCGGGGGCTGTCAGATGAGCAGATCCAGAA GATTTCCCAGACCTTGGGACAAGTTGCGGGGGCTGGGCTCGGGACAGCCGTGCTGTATGAACTGATTGAG AAAGGGAAGGAAATTCTCACCGACAACAACATTCCTCATGGCCAGTGCGTGATCTGTCTCTATGGCTTCCAG GAGAGAGAAGCGTTCACAAAGACTCAGTGCTACCACTATTTCCACTCTCACTGCCTGGCTCGCTACGCCCAGCACATGGAGGAGGAAATTCATGTgcaacaggaagagagagagcagcacCTGGCACCTCCTTCCAAGCAG GGAGTCGGAGTGCAGTGCCCCGTCTGCCGGGAAACACTAATCTACGACCTCTCCGCTCTGCGGGCAGCGCCCCCCCCTCAGCACCCGGTG gagccATACAGGCCTGATGCAAAGGCGCTACGGACCCGAGAGGAACTGCAGATAATCTACCAAAGGCAGCAACAGAAGGGCGGGATCATTGACCCCGAGGCAGAGAGAAACCGCTACTTCATCACCCTCCAGGCG CCTCCAGCGGCTGCTGATCCTGGCCACGGAGCCGCCGCTGAGCTGCTGACTCCTGAAAATGCCATGGCTGCCACTGGGCAGCTCTGCCAACCACCGGCCCCAGAACGTGCTGCGGAGCCTGCCAGCCATCCCCGAGCTCTAGCTCTGGGGAGAGAACCCGGGCAGCTGGCAAAAGCGTCTGTCCCCCTGGAGCaccagagcaagagagagaggcaCCGAGGGGAGAGGCCGGGATTccgaggccagggcaggcagccgTACAGCAACCCACAAGCAGCAGCTACGGAAACTTACCGCTTTCTCCGTGGCTCTGGGGGACCCGGCGGTTTCGACTGGAGACCCGAACGGAGAGAGGACAGGAGCCAGAGACCCAGTGTGGGATATAGCCAGGAGTTCCCTAAGCCGCATGGCAGAGGCAGAGTGGCTACCTTTGTTGGTAGGAAAGAGTCAGGCCCTGATGGCATCTTGCCCGGGAGAGGGGCACTGGACTTGAAAGAGGAGCATCCCGCTGTGGGGAGTTGGACGccggagcagggagctgagacccaGAGCAGGGAGAAGGAAAACCGGGCACTAAACCAGCGTGaccccaggagccccaccagCTGGCAGGGCCATCACAGaacctgggactgtgggagaTGGGAGAAATCCCGGGGCAGGGAGCGTAGTTCCTATCCCAGGGTGCCACAGGGGCGAGGGGCATTCATGCCCAGTGCAAGGAGAGACCCCCATGGCCAAGTGAAGGAGGATGGCTCCtag
- the RNF25 gene encoding E3 ubiquitin-protein ligase RNF25 isoform X2, with amino-acid sequence MAAASEREEEAAAADWALPSEVEVLESIYLDELQVSRGNGRSAPWEICITLHPATAEDQDSQYVCFTLVLSVPPQYPNEVPKISIRNPRGLSDEQIQKISQTLGQVAGAGLGTAVLYELIEKGKEILTDNNIPHGQCVICLYGFQEREAFTKTQCYHYFHSHCLARYAQHMEEEIHVQQEEREQHLAPPSKQGVGVQCPVCRETLIYDLSALRAAPPPQHPVEPYRPDAKALRTREELQIIYQRQQQKGGIIDPEAERNRYFITLQAPPAAADPGHGAAAELLTPENAMAATGQLCQPPAPERAAEPASHPRALALGREPGQLAKASVPLEHQSKRERHRGERPGFRGQGRQPYSNPQAAATETYRFLRGSGGPGGFDWRPERREDRSQRPSVGYSQEFPKPHGRGRVATFVGRKESGPDGILPGRGALDLKEEHPAVGSWTPEQGAETQSREKENRALNQRDPRSPTSWQGHHRTWDCGRWEKSRGRERSSYPRVPQGRGAFMPSARRDPHGQVKEDGS; translated from the exons ATGGCGGCGGCCAGCGAAagagaggaggaggcggcggcggccgaCTG GGCTTTGCCATCAGAAGTGGAGGTCTTGGAGTCCATATACCTGGACGAGCTGCAGGTGTCTCGAGGAAATGGCAG GTCAGCGCCCTGGGAAATCTGCATTACCCTGCACCCTGCGACCGCGGAGGATCAGGACTCTCAGTACGTCTGCTTCACACTTGTGCTCTCTGTGCCCCCACAG TATCCCAATGAAGTGCCGAAAATCTCGATCCGGAATCCGCGGGGGCTGTCAGATGAGCAGATCCAGAA GATTTCCCAGACCTTGGGACAAGTTGCGGGGGCTGGGCTCGGGACAGCCGTGCTGTATGAACTGATTGAG AAAGGGAAGGAAATTCTCACCGACAACAACATTCCTCATGGCCAGTGCGTGATCTGTCTCTATGGCTTCCAG GAGAGAGAAGCGTTCACAAAGACTCAGTGCTACCACTATTTCCACTCTCACTGCCTGGCTCGCTACGCCCAGCACATGGAGGAGGAAATTCATGTgcaacaggaagagagagagcagcacCTGGCACCTCCTTCCAAGCAG GGAGTCGGAGTGCAGTGCCCCGTCTGCCGGGAAACACTAATCTACGACCTCTCCGCTCTGCGGGCAGCGCCCCCCCCTCAGCACCCGGTG gagccATACAGGCCTGATGCAAAGGCGCTACGGACCCGAGAGGAACTGCAGATAATCTACCAAAGGCAGCAACAGAAGGGCGGGATCATTGACCCCGAGGCAGAGAGAAACCGCTACTTCATCACCCTCCAGGCG CCTCCAGCGGCTGCTGATCCTGGCCACGGAGCCGCCGCTGAGCTGCTGACTCCTGAAAATGCCATGGCTGCCACTGGGCAGCTCTGCCAACCACCGGCCCCAGAACGTGCTGCGGAGCCTGCCAGCCATCCCCGAGCTCTAGCTCTGGGGAGAGAACCCGGGCAGCTGGCAAAAGCGTCTGTCCCCCTGGAGCaccagagcaagagagagaggcaCCGAGGGGAGAGGCCGGGATTccgaggccagggcaggcagccgTACAGCAACCCACAAGCAGCAGCTACGGAAACTTACCGCTTTCTCCGTGGCTCTGGGGGACCCGGCGGTTTCGACTGGAGACCCGAACGGAGAGAGGACAGGAGCCAGAGACCCAGTGTGGGATATAGCCAGGAGTTCCCTAAGCCGCATGGCAGAGGCAGAGTGGCTACCTTTGTTGGTAGGAAAGAGTCAGGCCCTGATGGCATCTTGCCCGGGAGAGGGGCACTGGACTTGAAAGAGGAGCATCCCGCTGTGGGGAGTTGGACGccggagcagggagctgagacccaGAGCAGGGAGAAGGAAAACCGGGCACTAAACCAGCGTGaccccaggagccccaccagCTGGCAGGGCCATCACAGaacctgggactgtgggagaTGGGAGAAATCCCGGGGCAGGGAGCGTAGTTCCTATCCCAGGGTGCCACAGGGGCGAGGGGCATTCATGCCCAGTGCAAGGAGAGACCCCCATGGCCAAGTGAAGGAGGATGGCTCCtag
- the RNF25 gene encoding E3 ubiquitin-protein ligase RNF25 isoform X3, with amino-acid sequence MNEGEQLCVMSLLCSQGFAIRSGGLGVHIPGRAAGVSRKWQPPCPHRSAPWEICITLHPATAEDQDSQYVCFTLVLSVPPQYPNEVPKISIRNPRGLSDEQIQKISQTLGQVAGAGLGTAVLYELIEKGKEILTDNNIPHGQCVICLYGFQEREAFTKTQCYHYFHSHCLARYAQHMEEEIHVQQEEREQHLAPPSKQEPYRPDAKALRTREELQIIYQRQQQKGGIIDPEAERNRYFITLQAPPAAADPGHGAAAELLTPENAMAATGQLCQPPAPERAAEPASHPRALALGREPGQLAKASVPLEHQSKRERHRGERPGFRGQGRQPYSNPQAAATETYRFLRGSGGPGGFDWRPERREDRSQRPSVGYSQEFPKPHGRGRVATFVGRKESGPDGILPGRGALDLKEEHPAVGSWTPEQGAETQSREKENRALNQRDPRSPTSWQGHHRTWDCGRWEKSRGRERSSYPRVPQGRGAFMPSARRDPHGQVKEDGS; translated from the exons ATGAACGAGGGAGAGCAGCTCTGTGTGATGTCCCTTCTCTGTTCTCAGGGCTTTGCCATCAGAAGTGGAGGTCTTGGAGTCCATATACCTGGACGAGCTGCAGGTGTCTCGAGGAAATGGCAG CCTCCATGCCCCCACAGGTCAGCGCCCTGGGAAATCTGCATTACCCTGCACCCTGCGACCGCGGAGGATCAGGACTCTCAGTACGTCTGCTTCACACTTGTGCTCTCTGTGCCCCCACAG TATCCCAATGAAGTGCCGAAAATCTCGATCCGGAATCCGCGGGGGCTGTCAGATGAGCAGATCCAGAA GATTTCCCAGACCTTGGGACAAGTTGCGGGGGCTGGGCTCGGGACAGCCGTGCTGTATGAACTGATTGAG AAAGGGAAGGAAATTCTCACCGACAACAACATTCCTCATGGCCAGTGCGTGATCTGTCTCTATGGCTTCCAG GAGAGAGAAGCGTTCACAAAGACTCAGTGCTACCACTATTTCCACTCTCACTGCCTGGCTCGCTACGCCCAGCACATGGAGGAGGAAATTCATGTgcaacaggaagagagagagcagcacCTGGCACCTCCTTCCAAGCAG gagccATACAGGCCTGATGCAAAGGCGCTACGGACCCGAGAGGAACTGCAGATAATCTACCAAAGGCAGCAACAGAAGGGCGGGATCATTGACCCCGAGGCAGAGAGAAACCGCTACTTCATCACCCTCCAGGCG CCTCCAGCGGCTGCTGATCCTGGCCACGGAGCCGCCGCTGAGCTGCTGACTCCTGAAAATGCCATGGCTGCCACTGGGCAGCTCTGCCAACCACCGGCCCCAGAACGTGCTGCGGAGCCTGCCAGCCATCCCCGAGCTCTAGCTCTGGGGAGAGAACCCGGGCAGCTGGCAAAAGCGTCTGTCCCCCTGGAGCaccagagcaagagagagaggcaCCGAGGGGAGAGGCCGGGATTccgaggccagggcaggcagccgTACAGCAACCCACAAGCAGCAGCTACGGAAACTTACCGCTTTCTCCGTGGCTCTGGGGGACCCGGCGGTTTCGACTGGAGACCCGAACGGAGAGAGGACAGGAGCCAGAGACCCAGTGTGGGATATAGCCAGGAGTTCCCTAAGCCGCATGGCAGAGGCAGAGTGGCTACCTTTGTTGGTAGGAAAGAGTCAGGCCCTGATGGCATCTTGCCCGGGAGAGGGGCACTGGACTTGAAAGAGGAGCATCCCGCTGTGGGGAGTTGGACGccggagcagggagctgagacccaGAGCAGGGAGAAGGAAAACCGGGCACTAAACCAGCGTGaccccaggagccccaccagCTGGCAGGGCCATCACAGaacctgggactgtgggagaTGGGAGAAATCCCGGGGCAGGGAGCGTAGTTCCTATCCCAGGGTGCCACAGGGGCGAGGGGCATTCATGCCCAGTGCAAGGAGAGACCCCCATGGCCAAGTGAAGGAGGATGGCTCCtag